The Pedobacter mucosus genome window below encodes:
- the mobC gene encoding conjugal transfer protein MobC — MNTGEDSTGLRKILDLSRMISVFLLGLHFYISFYTVFSPLGWRAPITDRIIGHLYVMPVFKGWFLPKVASLVFLLISLLGVKGRKDEKISGKKISIVMFIGILMYFGALLLLYIQFNIFFIAGAYISFSLAGFLAILASGTWISRRIKNSLEKDIFNTENETFPQEERLLENEYSVNLPAKYRYDGEYKKSWINFINLFRGLLVAGTPGAGKSYFIIRHVIDQLMEKGFCMFVYDFKYDDLSRIAYNALLKNYGRFAVKPKFYVINFDDLKRTHRCNPLDPVAMEDITDATEASRTIMMGLNRDWIKKQGDFFVESPINFLTAIVWYLKKYKDGRYCTLPHVIELMQADYDQLFKVLQTQEEIKVLINPFISAYQNKAMAQLEGQIASAKIGLARLSSPQLYYVLSGNDFTLDVNNPEEPKIICIGNNPQKLQVYGAVLSLYISRMIKLVNRKGQQKSALIFDEFPTIYFNNMDNVIATARSNKVATILSVQDFSQLKKDYGTEQADVITGIVGNIISGQVTGSTAKNLSETFGKIMQDRQSKSINSSDISISQSTQMDYAIPASKISTLSSGEFVGLVADNPEEQIKLKMFHAEIQNDHARMAQEERRFRPIPLVKNVSTEEVRQNYEQIKSQIAGLLESEAAAMGENPDTLTDGNAERSRPKEKKAKRRKKGQQGKAAEGETISF, encoded by the coding sequence ATGAATACAGGAGAAGACTCAACCGGGCTTAGAAAGATACTGGACTTAAGCCGGATGATCAGTGTTTTTTTACTTGGATTGCATTTTTACATCAGCTTTTATACCGTGTTCTCTCCGCTCGGGTGGCGCGCACCCATTACCGATAGGATCATAGGTCACCTATATGTTATGCCTGTATTTAAAGGCTGGTTTTTGCCAAAGGTGGCCTCCCTGGTCTTTCTTTTAATATCGCTTCTCGGAGTGAAAGGAAGAAAGGATGAAAAAATAAGTGGAAAGAAAATATCCATTGTGATGTTTATCGGCATCCTTATGTATTTTGGGGCCTTGTTGCTTCTTTATATTCAATTCAATATTTTTTTTATCGCCGGCGCGTATATCTCTTTTTCACTCGCTGGTTTCCTTGCCATCCTGGCCAGCGGAACCTGGATTTCCAGAAGGATAAAAAACAGCCTGGAAAAAGATATCTTCAATACCGAAAATGAAACATTCCCTCAAGAGGAAAGGCTGCTGGAAAACGAATACTCCGTTAACCTTCCGGCAAAATACAGGTACGACGGGGAGTATAAAAAAAGCTGGATCAATTTTATAAACCTTTTTCGTGGCCTGCTCGTTGCTGGAACCCCTGGTGCCGGTAAGTCTTACTTTATTATCCGCCATGTTATCGATCAGCTAATGGAAAAAGGTTTCTGCATGTTTGTATATGATTTTAAGTATGATGACCTTTCCCGTATCGCTTATAATGCCCTTTTGAAAAACTATGGTAGGTTTGCCGTTAAGCCAAAGTTTTATGTGATAAATTTTGACGATCTGAAGCGTACACACAGGTGCAATCCTCTTGACCCGGTCGCAATGGAGGATATTACGGATGCGACAGAAGCGAGCAGGACTATAATGATGGGTCTTAACCGCGACTGGATCAAAAAGCAGGGCGATTTTTTTGTGGAAAGCCCGATAAATTTTCTTACCGCGATCGTCTGGTATCTGAAAAAATATAAAGATGGCAGATACTGTACATTGCCCCATGTAATCGAACTTATGCAGGCGGACTACGATCAGTTATTTAAGGTCTTACAGACCCAGGAAGAAATAAAAGTGCTCATCAACCCGTTCATCAGCGCTTACCAAAATAAAGCAATGGCACAGCTGGAAGGGCAGATTGCTTCAGCCAAAATCGGACTGGCCAGGCTTTCCTCTCCACAGCTTTATTATGTACTTAGTGGCAACGACTTTACACTGGATGTAAATAACCCGGAGGAACCAAAGATTATCTGCATTGGAAACAATCCCCAAAAGCTTCAGGTCTATGGCGCGGTACTATCGCTCTATATATCTAGAATGATCAAGCTGGTCAACAGGAAAGGGCAGCAAAAAAGTGCCCTTATTTTTGATGAATTCCCAACCATATATTTCAACAACATGGACAACGTGATCGCAACCGCCAGATCAAACAAGGTAGCAACGATACTCTCGGTGCAGGACTTCAGTCAGCTAAAAAAAGACTATGGCACTGAGCAGGCGGATGTGATTACCGGCATAGTCGGTAATATTATTTCAGGCCAGGTAACCGGGTCCACCGCAAAAAACCTTTCGGAAACCTTTGGCAAGATCATGCAGGATAGACAGAGCAAAAGCATAAATAGCAGTGATATATCTATTTCGCAGAGTACCCAGATGGACTATGCCATTCCGGCCTCCAAGATATCCACGCTTTCCTCGGGTGAATTTGTCGGGCTTGTTGCCGATAATCCCGAAGAACAGATTAAATTAAAAATGTTTCACGCTGAAATACAGAACGATCATGCGAGAATGGCGCAGGAGGAGCGGCGCTTCAGACCGATACCGCTTGTAAAGAATGTCAGCACCGAAGAAGTAAGGCAAAATTATGAACAGATCAAGTCACAGATAGCAGGACTCCTGGAATCAGAAGCTGCGGCAATGGGCGAAAATCCTGATACGCTAACGGATGGGAACGCAGAAAGATCAAGACCGAAAGAAAAGAAAGCCAAAAGAAGAAAAAAAGGCCAGCAGGGGAAAGCCGCAGAAGGCGAAACGATTTCTTTTTGA
- a CDS encoding sensor histidine kinase, which produces MVYQKLCKRVRKFGIEPFVHGLFWLFFIGGEIYSLSVLTGRQSTIEHYFFFYLLNIILFYSYVWLLIKIPHKGPVQWIIAFIIFVFVMAVYVVLAAFLTRWLTSISNQGDKILAFNEKFYVSTIWRGVYFTLFATGYFLVKRHAKLREAELEKEIELERVKNQLVITEKNFLRSQINPHLLFNTINFIKHAIKHDPANASIALTNLSDIMDYALDNSKKDFVYLSEEIEQIENMVQLNRLRFGKKLVLEFNKEVFDQEVKIIPLILLTIVENVFKHANLTDKSFPVYIEITTSPEQLTFRTSNYPSNNSLSKGSRTGLQNISQRLSSSYPAKHEFQYGLQGERFSTELTIYF; this is translated from the coding sequence ATGGTATATCAGAAATTATGTAAGAGGGTTAGAAAGTTCGGGATAGAGCCATTTGTCCACGGTTTGTTCTGGTTATTCTTTATCGGGGGAGAGATTTACAGCCTCTCTGTGCTGACCGGGCGTCAGAGTACTATTGAACATTATTTTTTCTTTTATCTCCTCAACATTATCCTGTTCTACAGCTATGTCTGGCTTTTGATTAAGATTCCTCACAAAGGGCCGGTCCAATGGATTATTGCATTCATTATTTTTGTTTTCGTGATGGCCGTATATGTGGTGCTTGCTGCATTTTTGACGAGATGGCTGACCAGCATTTCCAACCAGGGCGATAAAATACTGGCTTTCAACGAGAAATTCTATGTCTCCACAATTTGGCGGGGTGTCTACTTTACGCTTTTTGCGACAGGTTACTTTTTGGTTAAGCGCCATGCAAAGCTTCGTGAGGCCGAACTGGAAAAGGAAATCGAACTTGAAAGGGTAAAAAACCAGCTCGTAATAACCGAAAAAAACTTTCTAAGGTCCCAGATCAATCCTCACCTGCTGTTCAATACGATTAATTTTATCAAACATGCGATCAAGCATGATCCTGCAAATGCTTCCATTGCGCTTACGAACCTTTCCGATATAATGGATTATGCCCTTGACAACTCTAAAAAAGACTTTGTGTACCTATCTGAAGAAATTGAGCAGATCGAAAATATGGTCCAATTAAACCGGCTGCGTTTCGGAAAAAAGCTGGTTCTTGAGTTTAACAAGGAGGTATTTGACCAGGAAGTAAAAATCATTCCTTTAATTCTATTAACCATCGTCGAGAATGTTTTCAAACATGCGAACCTCACAGACAAAAGTTTTCCTGTTTATATCGAAATAACAACTTCGCCGGAACAGCTAACCTTTAGAACATCCAATTATCCTTCAAACAATTCCCTCTCCAAGGGAAGCCGTACGGGTTTGCAAAATATCAGTCAGCGCTTATCCAGCAGCTATCCGGCGAAACATGAGTTCCAGTACGGCTTACAAGGCGAGAGATTTTCTACTGAGTTAACAATATATTTTTAG
- a CDS encoding LytR/AlgR family response regulator transcription factor, with translation MQLTSIVIDDEPHAIAEICELIEITPGLSNLESFESAGDALDFLKNAAPVDIIFCDISMPNVDGLQAAGILSEFCEFLVYITAHRFHGPETYEVNASGYLLKPLKYDKFIRQIKELQKIKTEALWAGPQDETIFVKGNDKNSVLSINSQDIIFIQGLDNYIKFHTTNGEKTTYMQLKDLDATLMKKNNYLRVAKSTIISLRYLEKVDGYVAYMKTGEVFNIGKVYRPAFNNLLHQRRLN, from the coding sequence ATGCAACTTACATCAATCGTTATCGACGATGAGCCGCATGCAATAGCAGAAATATGCGAACTGATAGAGATCACACCGGGCCTTTCAAACCTGGAAAGCTTTGAGAGTGCTGGAGACGCACTGGACTTCCTAAAAAACGCTGCACCCGTTGACATTATCTTTTGTGATATCAGTATGCCGAATGTGGATGGGCTTCAGGCGGCCGGAATTCTTTCCGAATTCTGCGAGTTTTTGGTTTATATCACAGCGCACCGTTTTCACGGACCGGAAACCTATGAGGTAAATGCGTCGGGATATTTGTTAAAGCCGCTTAAGTATGATAAATTTATAAGACAGATAAAGGAACTGCAAAAAATCAAAACAGAAGCTTTGTGGGCCGGGCCACAGGATGAGACTATATTTGTAAAGGGAAACGACAAGAACAGCGTACTTTCCATTAATTCCCAGGATATTATTTTTATTCAGGGACTTGACAATTATATTAAATTCCACACCACGAACGGAGAAAAGACAACCTACATGCAGCTAAAGGATTTAGACGCGACACTGATGAAAAAAAACAATTATCTAAGGGTAGCAAAGTCGACGATCATTTCGCTTCGCTATCTGGAAAAGGTTGATGGATATGTTGCATACATGAAAACCGGAGAGGTCTTTAACATAGGAAAGGTATACCGGCCGGCATTTAATAACCTCCTACATCAGAGAAGGCTCAATTAA
- a CDS encoding Crp/Fnr family transcriptional regulator, translating to MQPNLIFQAVVSKLEQFQPLSKHLQDALLPLLSELRVPKGQILIRSGERSSRLWFLYEGFAREISHDEASERTTWFFSPNDFLFAYPSFFSQLPAFRDIEIISDSILVELSFRNLILMRRDFEELVGLVDVARDYCEMERARFVSMRDALSAQDRYDRYYADHKQLFNFAKHKDIANLLGIKADGLRRYNH from the coding sequence ATGCAACCGAATTTAATTTTTCAGGCGGTGGTCAGCAAACTTGAACAGTTCCAGCCACTCTCGAAACATCTTCAGGATGCGCTTCTTCCCCTGCTAAGCGAGTTGAGGGTTCCCAAAGGCCAGATATTGATCAGGTCCGGGGAAAGATCTAGCCGTCTTTGGTTTCTCTATGAGGGATTTGCACGCGAGATTAGCCATGATGAAGCCAGCGAGCGCACGACCTGGTTTTTTTCGCCCAATGATTTTTTGTTTGCTTACCCCTCGTTTTTCAGCCAGCTCCCGGCCTTTCGCGATATAGAAATAATCAGCGATAGCATTCTGGTTGAGCTCTCCTTCAGAAACCTTATCCTCATGCGGCGGGATTTTGAGGAACTGGTTGGTCTTGTCGATGTGGCACGTGATTATTGCGAGATGGAACGGGCCCGGTTTGTTTCCATGCGCGATGCACTCAGTGCCCAGGACAGGTATGACCGTTATTATGCCGACCATAAACAGCTCTTCAATTTTGCCAAGCACAAGGACATCGCTAATCTATTAGGCATAAAAGCCGACGGGCTGCGGCGGTACAATCATTAA
- a CDS encoding MauE/DoxX family redox-associated membrane protein, protein MKRDVTIYIAASVLVLLFILTGVEKVVDFQAFREKMSGQVFGPWLLAVLTYMVPLSEIACVMLLLFPYTRFAGFILSTAMLAAFTVYIILVLLNVFAKHPCPCGGPLKHLTWGQHLIFNTIFLLISSLGLLLTYKERRTENFA, encoded by the coding sequence ATGAAAAGGGATGTAACCATATATATTGCCGCTTCCGTGCTCGTTCTGCTGTTTATCCTGACCGGAGTAGAAAAGGTTGTTGATTTTCAGGCGTTCCGTGAGAAAATGTCGGGACAGGTTTTTGGACCCTGGCTTTTGGCTGTCCTCACCTACATGGTACCGCTCTCAGAAATTGCCTGCGTAATGCTTTTGCTTTTCCCTTACACGCGTTTTGCCGGATTTATTTTGTCGACAGCGATGCTGGCTGCTTTCACCGTTTATATCATACTTGTGCTTTTGAATGTTTTTGCCAAACATCCATGCCCCTGCGGCGGGCCTTTGAAGCATTTAACCTGGGGGCAGCACCTTATTTTCAATACAATTTTTCTCCTCATATCGTCTTTAGGCCTATTGTTAACTTATAAAGAAAGGAGGACGGAAAATTTTGCCTGA
- a CDS encoding DUF6520 family protein — MKNLKIKLPFLALLLGLGIIFTQSAFTVAPVKRAVTYWFFNSSDPSDIRVGTQYSHIINPDPVSCPTGTDLPCVLEVDESIDTQPELNTYLNNMTTFPTDANITASALRKKLGD, encoded by the coding sequence ATGAAAAATTTAAAAATCAAATTGCCTTTTCTAGCCCTTTTACTTGGATTGGGTATCATTTTTACTCAAAGTGCTTTTACCGTAGCTCCGGTGAAAAGAGCAGTCACTTATTGGTTCTTCAATTCCAGTGACCCATCAGATATCAGAGTTGGCACTCAGTATTCACACATTATTAATCCTGACCCGGTAAGTTGCCCAACCGGAACAGATCTGCCATGTGTATTAGAGGTCGATGAAAGTATCGATACTCAGCCAGAGCTGAATACTTATCTTAACAATATGACCACTTTTCCAACCGACGCAAACATAACAGCTTCGGCATTGAGAAAAAAACTGGGTGATTAA
- a CDS encoding RagB/SusD family nutrient uptake outer membrane protein, which produces MKIKYTISSGISIVTVFIMACSLIACKKFLDKKPDEKLVVISSVKDMQALLDDYNKMNYNDQAVTEICSDNFYLADATFNARKETDRNLYTWSAVNVFDAQLNAWADTYNTIYQANLVIDRSEALSGQINDETSLASIRAQALFHRGREFLNAVTVWAKDYNPLTASVDLGIPLPVEPDFNIPSKRSNLEESYNQIIKDLSNAAGGLPLQTSTPFRPSKAAAFGLLARACLYKKDYIRAELYADSCLKIKSTLMDYNLLNASANFPIAQLNTEVIFESKMIPASQILQSRAYINPELYGLYADSDLRKTIFFKAGALDFIFKGNYEGGDTFFNGIATDEILLIRAECAARNGKLNIAVSDVNLLRKSRIKSAVFAALNPASTADALTIIKRERRMEFPLRGLRWMDIKRWNAEGDGIILTRKHNSITYTLQPNDLRYAIALPEDIVYLSGMTQNPR; this is translated from the coding sequence ATGAAAATCAAGTATACTATAAGCTCGGGAATATCAATAGTGACCGTATTTATTATGGCCTGTTCTCTGATTGCCTGCAAAAAATTTCTCGATAAAAAACCTGACGAAAAATTAGTTGTTATCAGCTCTGTCAAAGACATGCAGGCGCTTTTGGACGACTACAATAAAATGAATTATAATGATCAGGCTGTAACAGAGATATGTTCGGATAACTTTTATCTAGCTGATGCAACTTTCAACGCAAGAAAAGAAACCGATAGGAATCTATACACTTGGTCTGCTGTGAATGTTTTTGACGCTCAGCTCAATGCATGGGCTGACACGTACAACACAATATATCAGGCCAATCTAGTAATCGATCGTTCAGAGGCATTAAGTGGGCAGATCAATGACGAAACATCGCTTGCCAGTATCAGAGCACAAGCGCTATTTCACCGGGGAAGAGAATTTTTAAATGCGGTTACCGTTTGGGCAAAAGACTATAACCCATTAACAGCCTCTGTTGACCTCGGGATTCCATTACCTGTGGAACCAGATTTTAATATCCCATCGAAACGCTCAAATCTAGAAGAGAGCTATAATCAGATAATAAAAGATCTTTCAAATGCAGCCGGAGGACTACCTTTGCAGACATCCACTCCTTTCAGACCGTCAAAAGCTGCTGCCTTTGGACTACTTGCAAGAGCATGCCTTTATAAAAAAGATTATATCAGAGCGGAACTATACGCTGACTCGTGTCTGAAAATAAAATCCACCTTGATGGATTACAATCTTTTAAATGCCAGTGCAAATTTCCCGATTGCCCAACTGAATACAGAAGTTATTTTCGAAAGTAAGATGATTCCGGCCTCACAGATATTGCAGTCAAGGGCATATATAAATCCTGAACTTTACGGGCTTTATGCTGATAGCGATCTTAGAAAAACAATCTTTTTTAAAGCTGGCGCTCTTGATTTTATTTTTAAAGGGAATTATGAGGGAGGAGATACTTTTTTTAATGGCATTGCGACAGACGAAATTTTATTGATTAGAGCAGAATGCGCGGCAAGAAATGGCAAGCTGAACATAGCAGTTTCCGATGTTAATCTGCTTAGGAAAAGTCGCATAAAGTCTGCGGTGTTTGCCGCATTAAACCCAGCTAGTACTGCTGATGCACTCACTATTATAAAACGAGAACGCAGGATGGAATTCCCTTTACGTGGTTTAAGATGGATGGATATCAAGCGATGGAATGCAGAAGGTGATGGAATCATCCTTACCCGAAAACACAATTCTATAACCTATACTCTACAGCCTAATGATTTACGGTATGCGATAGCATTGCCCGAGGATATTGTCTATCTATCCGGAATGACACAAAATCCAAGATAA